The genomic segment GCGTTCCAATACGGCAAAAGAACGCTTCGAGCCATCTCCATAACGCCTTTTTCGGAAAAACGCAGATCTTCCGCTCGAACCGCCGGTGAATTTATCAAAAATAGGCGTATCGCGTCCGCGCCGCATTTTTCAATCATTTCCTGCGGGGGCGTATAATTTTTAAGTCGTTTGGACATTTTGTTTCCGTCTTCCGTCAAAATAATCCCGTTTGCCACAACGTTTTTGAACGCTTCCTTGCCGAAAAGTGCGCTTGCAAGAACCGTCAGCGTATAAAACCAGCCGCGCGTCTGGTCAATTCCTTCTGCAATAAACTGCGCCGGAAAGTTCTTTTCAAAAACGTCTTTGTTTTCAAACGGATAGTGGTTTTGAGCATAAGGCATACTTCCCGATTCAAACCAGCAATCCAAAACTTCGGGCGTACGTTTCATAATCTTTTTGCACTTGGGGCAAATAAGTTTAAGTTCGTTTACAACGTGCGGATGCAAATCAATTTCAGAAATTTCGGTCGATTTCACGCTTTTCGCCCACTTTGGATCAATATTATACTTTGCAAATTGCAAATCGGCGGTTTTGTCTAAATTTTCTTTTACAGACTTTGCGGTTTCTCCGTGGATTCTTTCGCCTTTTTGTTTGTCGCCGCCGCCGACAAGTTCGTGAAGTTCTTCAAGCGAACCGACACAATGAATATGCCCGCATTCGCAATTCCAAATCGGAATCGGCGTTCCCCAATAACGGTTTCTAGCCAAATTCCAGTCGGGCGCGGATTTCAGCCCGTTCCCAAAACGTCCCTGCTGCAAATGTTCGGGAACCCAATGGATATTATTGTTGGAGTCAAGCATATTTTGGCGAATCGGCTCTATTTTCATAAACCACGTGTCAATCGCTTTATAAATAAGCGGAGTATCGCAACGGTAGCAAAACGGATAACGGTGTTCAATTGTCTGTTTATGAACCAAACGTCCGCGCTTTTTTATGTCCGCAATCACTTCGTCGTTTACGGAATGCACGAACTTCCCTGCAAAATCTCTGACATGCGTTGTAAAATTACCCTCAGAATCTACAGGACAAACTATCGGCAAATCCATAGCCTTGCCGACCTGAAAATCGTCTTCTCCAAACGCCGGAGCTATATGAACGACTCCGGTTCCGTCTTCGGTTGAAACGTATTGCGCCGTCGTAATTTGAAAAAACCTGTCGTTTACTTTCGTGAAATAATCAAACATCGGCTCGTATTTTAAGCCGACCAAGTCACCGCCTTTATACTGTGCGACGATTTCATAATCGCTTTCTTTTTTGTAATATGCGCCAAGCCGCGCTTTTGCCAAAATAAAACATTCTTCGCCGTCTTTTACTTTTACGTAATCAATATCTGGTCCGGCGGCCAAAACAACATTCGACGGAAGCGTCCAAGGCGTTGTCGTCCAGACTAGAACAGAGGTGTTTTTTTCGTTTACAAGAGGAAATTTTACCGTAATTGAAACGTCTTTCTTATCTTTATAGCCTTCGTTTACCTCGAAATTTGAAAGCGGCGTAGAACATCTGGGGCAATACGGCTGCACACGAAATCCCGAATAAATAAGATTTTTGTCCCAAACCTGCCTAAAAACCCACCAAACGCTTTCCATAAACGAGGCGTCAAGGGTACGATACTGATTTTCAAAATCCACCCAGCGCCCCATTCTTTCAACGGCGTCTTTCCATTGCGAAGTATAGCGAAAAACTATTGAACGGCACGCTTCGTTAAAAAGCGACAATCCCATTTCTTCGATTTGTTTTTTACCGGAAACCTTAAATTCTTTTTCCAATTCGTTTTCGACCGGAAGTCCGTGCGTATCCCAACCGAATCTGCGCTCGACATATTTGCCTTTCATCGTCCAAAATCTCGGCACTATATCTTTTATCGTTCCCGGAAGCAAGTGTCCGTAATGAGGAAGTCCGGTTGCAAAAGGCGGTCCGTCATAAAATACGAAACGTTCGTTGTTTTCGTTTTGCTTCAAACTCTCTCTGAAAGAATCCTCTTCTTTCCACTTTTCCAGAATTTCCCTCTCTATTTCAGGAAATTGAATTTTAGTATTCACTTGTTTAAAATGTTCTTTGCTCATTTTCGCCGCCTTTTTTCGCCGATTTTTACACAGAAAATAATATTTGGATGTAGCAGGATAGATAAATGGCGATAATTTGACAATAGTTGCCGGTAAATAGTATCTAAGTTCAATGAAAATTCATCAAAAAAATTATTTTTTCTCACAACATGCTTGCCGATAATTATATTTAATAGTTGCGAAAAAGATTTTTCGGAGGATAAAAGAGTGGCAGCCGTTTCAAAAACAAAGCGAAACATCGAAATAAGCCTAAAATTATTATTATCATCTTTACTCATTATGCTGATTCTGTCTATAGCCATAAGTGCTGTTTACGTCATTCCTTTCAGAGGCATCTCACAAGATATAACCGTATCTTATTTGCTTGAAGCCAGCGGACAGATTGCGCACCAAGTTAACCTTGTCTTTGAAAAGCCGCTAAACGAAACGCAGTTATATGCCAAAAATATTGCAAGCGTTTATAAAGAGACAAATCGAAATAAAATGTTATCAATACTTCTTGACTGGTATATAAGTAAACCCGAATATATGGCGATTTTTATCAATTTCGGACCATATTGTTATGACGATAACGACGTTCTTTACGCTAAAGATCCGAGATTTGTAAACGGTGCGTTCGCCACATACATCTCTCGTTTAAGCGACGATAGTGCAAAAATCAAAATTGAACCGGATATAAAAGATTATGCCTTATCGGAAAAATATAAAATTCCATACGAATCGCAAAAACCGTATATTTCAAAGCCCGCGTACCAACAGGTTTCTCAAAAGAACGATAGTTATTTTTATCTGTTACGCATAAGTTCTCCGATTATTGTTGACGATATATCGATAGGGGTCGTAGGGATTGATTTTTCTACGGAATCTATTGTCGAACTCGTTTCAAAATATTCGGTTTTAAAAAACCCCAAAGGTTTTTGCACTATCGCATTGGGAGACGGTTCTATTATAGCCTCAAAAGACAGTTCGCTTCAACATAAAAATATATTGAGTTTTGTTCCAAACGGTTTTGAAAAAAGATATTTGTCGGGGATATTGAAACAAAAAAAAGGGAAAACAACATTAAATACCGTATTTCACGAGAATGAAAAAACGGTAACAGGATTATATAAATTTACAATTGGAAATTCGGATTCTTCTTTCATTGTAATGGCGTCTCTTCCCGAAGAGGATATGTATAGCGCTATAAACGCTTCGACGCATAACGCCGTAATGGCATCTCTTTTTATTTTTATCATAGGACTTTTGTTTTTCCAAATTTTGATAAAAGAAATTGTACTTTCACCGCTTATGGAACAAATGAAAACAATAGAAAAATTAAGCATAACCGATGCTTTGACAGGGCTTGCAAACAGGCGAAGTTTTGAAGACGCGTTCGACAGAGAATGGAAAGTGTCGATACGTAACAAAAAATCAATAGCGTTTTTAATGCTTGATGCGGACAAGTTTAAATCGTACAACGATACCTACGGACATCCTCAGGGCGATAAACTTCTTATTGCACTGTCAGGAGTGCTTAAAAGAGCGGTTCACAGACCGTCGGACTTACCGGGACGCTTGGGCGGCGAAGAATTCGGCGTTTTACTTCCGAATACCGATTTACACGGAGCCGTGCATATTGCCGAATCGATTCGCGGAGAGGTTGAGCGTCTTCGTATCAGAGTGCCCGAAACGGGTAAAATTACTACGTGTACAGTAAGTATCGGCGTCGCAGCAATGATTCCGACAACAAATGATACCCACGAAATTATTATGAAAATTGCAGACGAACAACTCTACAGAGCAAAAGAAGGCGGACGAAACAGGGTTTATAGCGAATTGTCAAAAAACAATCCATAGAAAGTTGAGTTTTTATGGCAAAAAAGCATATTGTTTATTTGCTGTTTGCTTTTATAACGATTTTTGCAAGTAAAAATCCCCAAATAAGCGGATTTTTTATTCAGCCGTGCATCGGATACGGCGTCGCAGATTATCAAGACAATTTCAAAACACAGCAATTTTACAACGATTGGGTAAAATCAATGTCGGATATCGGCGCTAACATGTTATTTTACCAATGGGTTTCTCACTACGAAGCAAATCAGGAATGGTTCTCAAACGTTTACGGCGGCGCGGCTTCTGCGGATTTTTGTTTTTATTATCCCAATTTAATCAAAATAGACAATATTTCGGTTAATTCTTGGATGCCCGCAATAAAAGCATGGACACTTGAAGATGTCAGCCCTATACAACGGGTTCTTGACGCCGGCGAAAAAAATAACGTGAAAATTTGGCTTGGACTATATTTGAACGAAGACGGAACGGGACAAACGTTTAATTGGTGGGAAGCCGTAAACAACAACGATATAAATTCAAAAGACAGTGCGATTTTTCGTTATCATGTAAGACGAAGTGTGGATTTGGTAAAAGATTTGGCGCTTCAATTCGGGAATCATTCGGCGTTTGGCGGTTTTTATTATTCTGTAGAAATAGCGAATTTGGGTTTTGAAAATAGGGAAAACTGGGATATTTTAGCATGGTTGTTGGATAGCGTCGCAACGGAAGTTCATAATTTATCAAACAAACAGTTGGCGATTTCTCCTTTCTTCAACACAACGCTTACTCCTGCAAAAGAATATGGAGAAATGTGGGATTATGTGCTTTCAAAATCGTCTATAGATATAATTATGCTGCAAGACGGCGTAGGCGTTAAGCCGCAGATTTTAACGGAAACTGTCGATTTGGTCTCTCCGTATTTTGAAGCGGTAAAAAAAGCATGCGACAAAAACGGAAAGAGTTTTTGGGCGAACAGTGAATTGTTTACAAATTATAGCGGCGATGATGAAAACCCTGAGTTTTCCTCGTCAAATATAGATAAAATTTTACTCCAAATGAATACCGAAGCCGAATTTGCCGACACTTTCGTATGTTTCAGTTACCTTTCACTTGATCCG from the Chitinispirillales bacterium genome contains:
- the ileS gene encoding isoleucine--tRNA ligase, with the protein product MSKEHFKQVNTKIQFPEIEREILEKWKEEDSFRESLKQNENNERFVFYDGPPFATGLPHYGHLLPGTIKDIVPRFWTMKGKYVERRFGWDTHGLPVENELEKEFKVSGKKQIEEMGLSLFNEACRSIVFRYTSQWKDAVERMGRWVDFENQYRTLDASFMESVWWVFRQVWDKNLIYSGFRVQPYCPRCSTPLSNFEVNEGYKDKKDVSITVKFPLVNEKNTSVLVWTTTPWTLPSNVVLAAGPDIDYVKVKDGEECFILAKARLGAYYKKESDYEIVAQYKGGDLVGLKYEPMFDYFTKVNDRFFQITTAQYVSTEDGTGVVHIAPAFGEDDFQVGKAMDLPIVCPVDSEGNFTTHVRDFAGKFVHSVNDEVIADIKKRGRLVHKQTIEHRYPFCYRCDTPLIYKAIDTWFMKIEPIRQNMLDSNNNIHWVPEHLQQGRFGNGLKSAPDWNLARNRYWGTPIPIWNCECGHIHCVGSLEELHELVGGGDKQKGERIHGETAKSVKENLDKTADLQFAKYNIDPKWAKSVKSTEISEIDLHPHVVNELKLICPKCKKIMKRTPEVLDCWFESGSMPYAQNHYPFENKDVFEKNFPAQFIAEGIDQTRGWFYTLTVLASALFGKEAFKNVVANGIILTEDGNKMSKRLKNYTPPQEMIEKCGADAIRLFLINSPAVRAEDLRFSEKGVMEMARSVLLPYWNAYSFFTTYANVDGWTPNTDALNSSNELDKWIISYLNHCIADVNTEMELYNLYKVVPLLVEFIDNLTNWYIRRSRRRFWKSENDDDKTAAYQTLYYVLVEFSKLMAPFLPFLTDAVYRNLVGSIDKNAEKSVHLCSFPVADNSKIDADVETRMNLVRQSVGIGRLLRARYTIKNRQPLSDITIIIRDEHKCDLLKEMSEIIAEELNVKEVKCIGDENAVLLVSAKPNFKRLGKTLGKDMKAVGDEIAKFTGKDILNLENGGVKIVLGYEIRFDDIELKREKRDGVEVETSGEITLALNTKITGELKNEGYARELINRIQNIRKERDYNVADRICVKVNCDEVLQNSLKTCESIIKSETLAISIEWCKTLSNAVKTEIDEFVLDLEISKGS
- a CDS encoding diguanylate cyclase — protein: MAAVSKTKRNIEISLKLLLSSLLIMLILSIAISAVYVIPFRGISQDITVSYLLEASGQIAHQVNLVFEKPLNETQLYAKNIASVYKETNRNKMLSILLDWYISKPEYMAIFINFGPYCYDDNDVLYAKDPRFVNGAFATYISRLSDDSAKIKIEPDIKDYALSEKYKIPYESQKPYISKPAYQQVSQKNDSYFYLLRISSPIIVDDISIGVVGIDFSTESIVELVSKYSVLKNPKGFCTIALGDGSIIASKDSSLQHKNILSFVPNGFEKRYLSGILKQKKGKTTLNTVFHENEKTVTGLYKFTIGNSDSSFIVMASLPEEDMYSAINASTHNAVMASLFIFIIGLLFFQILIKEIVLSPLMEQMKTIEKLSITDALTGLANRRSFEDAFDREWKVSIRNKKSIAFLMLDADKFKSYNDTYGHPQGDKLLIALSGVLKRAVHRPSDLPGRLGGEEFGVLLPNTDLHGAVHIAESIRGEVERLRIRVPETGKITTCTVSIGVAAMIPTTNDTHEIIMKIADEQLYRAKEGGRNRVYSELSKNNP
- a CDS encoding DUF4434 domain-containing protein codes for the protein MAKKHIVYLLFAFITIFASKNPQISGFFIQPCIGYGVADYQDNFKTQQFYNDWVKSMSDIGANMLFYQWVSHYEANQEWFSNVYGGAASADFCFYYPNLIKIDNISVNSWMPAIKAWTLEDVSPIQRVLDAGEKNNVKIWLGLYLNEDGTGQTFNWWEAVNNNDINSKDSAIFRYHVRRSVDLVKDLALQFGNHSAFGGFYYSVEIANLGFENRENWDILAWLLDSVATEVHNLSNKQLAISPFFNTTLTPAKEYGEMWDYVLSKSSIDIIMLQDGVGVKPQILTETVDLVSPYFEAVKKACDKNGKSFWANSELFTNYSGDDENPEFSSSNIDKILLQMNTEAEFADTFVCFSYLSLDPFSVTTPFNEYPLFTRKKLYNDYKTYYDSIKNENNSQTISTIKSPKSNLLDEVRISVSGLNIAIPKMQKPMSYCLVSPNGKVVLSGTVKDACVIKVPVSYGIYIFMLGFENQTSAKQKIFLQKDISSTIYYKLHN